The proteins below are encoded in one region of Ornithinimicrobium avium:
- a CDS encoding DUF3052 domain-containing protein — protein MTKDVDVDDGPPAVPVQRLGFAPGQIVVEYGFDDDVDEELRRAVEAVVGSPLEDEDYDGIVDVVLLWWRDGDGDLADELVDTVTTLDDGGFVALLTPGAGRDDRVEAHDVQEACATCSLTASGGVALGGWLGQRLVGRR, from the coding sequence ATGACAAAGGATGTGGACGTGGACGACGGCCCGCCGGCCGTGCCGGTGCAGCGACTGGGCTTCGCGCCCGGGCAGATCGTGGTCGAGTACGGCTTCGACGACGACGTGGACGAGGAGCTGCGCCGCGCCGTCGAGGCCGTGGTGGGAAGCCCGCTGGAGGACGAGGACTACGACGGCATCGTCGACGTCGTCCTGCTCTGGTGGCGGGACGGCGACGGCGACCTCGCCGATGAGCTCGTGGACACCGTCACCACGCTCGACGACGGAGGCTTCGTCGCGCTCCTGACACCCGGCGCCGGCCGCGACGACCGGGTCGAGGCGCATGACGTCCAGGAGGCGTGCGCCACCTGCTCGCTGACCGCCTCCGGCGGGGTGGCCCTGGGCGGGTGGCTGGGCCAGCGGCTGGTCGGCCGCAGGTGA
- a CDS encoding redoxin domain-containing protein, translating to MNGPDAQDPRPTPLPGPPRVGDRAPYLALPDQHGEVVTLADAVHERAALLVFFPFAFSPICTGELLEVQLDIDRFANDRVQVHGISCDPVRSLRAWAAREGYRFPLLSDFWPHGETSRAYGVFDEREGRPGRGTFLVDTDLTVRWTLVHGPDDERPVGLLHEAVRAL from the coding sequence GTGAACGGACCCGACGCGCAGGACCCGCGACCGACGCCCCTGCCCGGCCCGCCGCGCGTCGGGGACCGGGCGCCGTACCTCGCGCTGCCGGACCAGCACGGCGAGGTGGTGACGCTCGCGGACGCCGTCCACGAGCGTGCCGCGCTGCTCGTCTTCTTCCCCTTCGCCTTCTCCCCGATCTGCACCGGCGAGCTGCTGGAGGTGCAGCTCGACATCGACCGGTTCGCCAACGACCGGGTCCAGGTGCACGGCATCTCCTGCGACCCCGTGCGCTCGCTGCGCGCGTGGGCGGCCCGGGAGGGCTACCGCTTCCCGCTGCTGTCCGACTTCTGGCCGCACGGCGAGACGTCGAGGGCCTACGGGGTCTTCGACGAGCGGGAGGGGCGGCCCGGGCGCGGCACCTTCCTGGTCGACACGGACCTGACGGTGCGCTGGACGCTCGTCCACGGGCCCGACGACGAACGTCCTGTCGGCCTGCTGCACGAGGCCGTGCGGGCGCTGTAG
- a CDS encoding Nif3-like dinuclear metal center hexameric protein has product MDNDTAGRTGAISAAAGPDPSLGEVVAVLEELYPPESAQSWDRVGLVAGDPAQPVRTILLAVDPTLEVIAEAAAAGADLIITHHPLLLRGIHSVATTTAKGAAVTDLLVNDIALFCAHTNADVADPGVGHALAAACGLGETEALQVTEDQELGRVGELPEPVTLAELATRLQAALPPAPVGVRVSGPADATVRRVAVLGGAGDSAFDAVRSSGADVYVTADLRHHPALEAREEARGARPYLIDAGHWASEWLWLPQLRATLAAHLPDSVSLEISTVRTDPWDFVVGAQPPHDAGGSR; this is encoded by the coding sequence GTGGACAACGACACAGCAGGACGCACGGGGGCGATCTCGGCAGCGGCGGGGCCCGATCCGTCGCTGGGGGAGGTGGTGGCGGTGCTCGAGGAGCTCTACCCGCCGGAGAGCGCCCAGTCGTGGGACCGGGTCGGCCTCGTCGCGGGCGACCCCGCCCAGCCCGTCAGGACGATCCTGCTCGCCGTCGACCCGACCCTGGAGGTGATCGCCGAGGCGGCAGCGGCGGGAGCCGACCTGATCATCACCCACCACCCCCTCCTCCTGCGGGGCATCCACTCCGTCGCCACGACGACCGCCAAGGGCGCGGCGGTGACCGACCTCCTCGTCAACGACATCGCGCTCTTCTGCGCGCACACCAACGCCGACGTGGCCGACCCCGGGGTCGGCCACGCCCTCGCGGCGGCCTGCGGGCTGGGGGAGACCGAGGCGCTGCAAGTCACCGAGGACCAGGAGCTGGGGCGGGTGGGCGAGCTCCCGGAGCCGGTCACGCTCGCCGAGCTGGCCACGCGCCTGCAGGCCGCACTGCCGCCGGCCCCGGTCGGCGTGCGTGTCAGCGGGCCGGCCGACGCGACCGTCCGGCGCGTGGCCGTGCTCGGCGGCGCCGGCGACTCCGCCTTCGACGCCGTCCGCAGCAGCGGCGCCGACGTCTACGTCACCGCGGACCTGCGCCACCATCCCGCGCTCGAGGCGCGGGAGGAGGCCCGGGGCGCGAGGCCCTACCTGATCGACGCCGGGCACTGGGCGAGCGAGTGGCTGTGGCTCCCGCAGCTGCGCGCGACCCTCGCCGCGCACCTGCCGGATAGCGTGAGCCTCGAGATCTCTACCGTGCGCACCGACCCCTGGGACTTCGTGGTCGGCGCGCAACCACCCCACGACGCAGGAGGTAGCCGATGA
- a CDS encoding zinc ribbon domain-containing protein: MKAAPQMQARLLELLAIDTRLDQLDHRIRTLPELVDIARMEGEAADLEAEVVRAQTVLSDLEREVARAEAAVQQVRDRTERNQKRLDSGAGSAKDLQGMQHELQSLARRQTVLEDEELEVMERVEEAQGEADEARLRLSGHATRLEELRAARDEKTATTTAEREEVAGGRDAVVADLSEELLALYERVRAHSGSGAAALVQRRCDGCRLELNAVDLSRIRSADEDEVLRCEECGRILVRTAESGL, translated from the coding sequence ATGAAGGCAGCACCCCAGATGCAGGCGCGGCTCCTCGAGCTGCTTGCCATCGACACCCGCCTGGACCAGCTGGACCACCGGATCCGCACGCTGCCCGAGCTGGTCGACATCGCCAGGATGGAGGGGGAGGCGGCCGACCTGGAGGCCGAGGTGGTGCGTGCCCAGACCGTCCTGTCGGACCTGGAGCGGGAGGTCGCCCGCGCCGAGGCCGCGGTCCAGCAGGTGCGCGACCGCACCGAGCGCAACCAGAAACGGCTCGACTCGGGTGCGGGGTCGGCCAAGGACCTGCAGGGTATGCAGCACGAGCTGCAGTCCCTCGCCCGCAGGCAGACGGTGCTCGAGGACGAGGAGCTGGAGGTGATGGAGCGGGTCGAGGAGGCGCAGGGCGAGGCGGACGAGGCCCGGCTCCGGCTCTCCGGCCACGCGACGCGGCTCGAGGAGCTGCGCGCCGCCCGCGACGAGAAGACCGCCACCACGACGGCCGAGCGCGAGGAGGTGGCCGGCGGCCGGGACGCCGTCGTGGCCGACCTCTCGGAGGAGCTGCTCGCGCTCTACGAGCGGGTGCGCGCGCACAGCGGGTCGGGTGCGGCGGCCCTGGTGCAGCGCCGTTGCGACGGGTGCCGGCTCGAGCTCAACGCGGTGGACCTGTCCCGGATCCGTTCGGCGGACGAGGACGAGGTGCTGCGCTGCGAGGAGTGCGGCCGGATCCTCGTTCGGACCGCGGAGTCCGGCCTGTGA
- a CDS encoding bifunctional RNase H/acid phosphatase — protein MSLRRALVVEADGGSRGNPGVAGYGALVRDARTGELLAERAEPLGKASNNVAEYSGLLAGLQAVLDLGLADDAAVEVRMDSKLVVEQMSGRWKVKHEDMRRLALDARRLVDEVQRRGGSVELVWVPRERNKAADALSNVAMDGRSVSRDHLAPAGATEPEDPADTAEPEQDPWALLEVDEADGQGDGGAPADGGGPHASEMPEGLDPARPTFGVGRVPLSDVYVSDETVPTLEGETRLVLVRHGVTDFTQQHLLDGRGGADPSLNATGMAQARAAAVAVRRLVERSEQGPLSVVSSSLQRARQTGQAIADHLGVTREEDRDWDEQGFGEWDGVAMPDLVREHGEDLLRLRNDADFAPPGGENRHELDARVGRALARAIARGGTVVVATHRVVLMSVLGRMLGVDHGRAWSIATAPASLTAIEVWPDGGAQVAFVNDTHHLYDPAFDEVAGATVILDGGPGRRTR, from the coding sequence GTGAGCCTGCGCCGGGCCCTGGTCGTCGAGGCCGACGGGGGCTCGCGCGGCAACCCCGGCGTGGCCGGCTACGGAGCCCTCGTCCGGGACGCCCGGACCGGGGAGCTGCTCGCCGAGCGGGCCGAGCCGCTGGGCAAGGCGTCCAACAACGTGGCGGAGTACAGCGGTCTCCTCGCCGGGCTGCAGGCGGTCCTGGACCTCGGCCTGGCCGACGACGCCGCGGTCGAGGTGCGGATGGACTCCAAGCTCGTCGTCGAGCAGATGTCCGGGCGCTGGAAGGTCAAGCACGAGGACATGCGGCGGCTCGCGCTGGACGCGCGCCGGCTCGTCGACGAGGTGCAGCGGCGAGGCGGGAGCGTCGAGCTGGTCTGGGTCCCTCGAGAGCGCAACAAGGCCGCCGACGCGCTGTCCAACGTCGCGATGGACGGCCGGTCGGTCTCGCGCGACCACCTCGCCCCGGCGGGCGCGACGGAGCCGGAGGACCCTGCGGACACCGCCGAGCCGGAGCAGGACCCGTGGGCGCTGCTCGAGGTCGACGAGGCCGACGGGCAGGGGGACGGCGGGGCCCCGGCGGACGGGGGCGGCCCTCATGCCTCGGAGATGCCCGAGGGCCTCGATCCGGCCCGGCCGACCTTCGGCGTGGGGCGGGTCCCGCTCAGCGACGTCTACGTCTCCGACGAGACGGTGCCCACCCTGGAGGGGGAGACGAGGCTCGTCCTGGTGCGGCACGGCGTGACGGACTTCACCCAGCAGCACCTGCTCGACGGGCGCGGCGGGGCCGACCCCTCCCTCAACGCCACCGGGATGGCACAGGCGCGGGCCGCCGCGGTGGCCGTACGACGGCTCGTCGAGCGCTCCGAGCAGGGGCCGCTGAGCGTGGTCTCGTCCTCGCTGCAGCGGGCCCGGCAGACCGGCCAGGCGATCGCCGACCACCTCGGCGTGACCCGCGAGGAGGACCGGGACTGGGACGAGCAGGGGTTCGGCGAGTGGGACGGCGTGGCCATGCCGGACCTCGTGCGTGAGCACGGGGAGGACCTGCTGCGGCTGCGCAACGACGCCGACTTCGCACCCCCCGGCGGTGAGAACCGGCACGAGCTCGACGCTCGCGTGGGTCGGGCGCTGGCGCGCGCGATCGCCCGTGGAGGCACCGTCGTCGTCGCCACCCACCGGGTGGTCCTCATGTCGGTCCTCGGACGGATGCTGGGGGTGGACCACGGCCGTGCCTGGTCGATCGCCACCGCGCCGGCCTCGCTGACGGCGATCGAGGTCTGGCCGGACGGCGGCGCACAGGTCGCGTTCGTCAACGACACGCACCACCTCTACGACCCGGCGTTCGACGAGGTCGCCGGGGCGACGGTGATCCTCGACGGCGGCCCGGGCCGGCGCACCCGCTGA
- a CDS encoding YaaA family protein, which produces MLVLLPPSESKATRARGAALRPGTLSWPSLAPQRARVAEALAAVSARPDAAQVLGVSPNLTEEVARNTRLLTAPTLPARDLYTGVLYDALDLAWLDAAASRRASRRLVVVSALYGAVRMTDRLAPYRLSMAVNLPGVGPLSTAWRPHLEEVLPSAVGRGLVVDCRSSTYAAAWVPQGALAHRWVTVQVPGATHMAKHTRGLVARALCRVADDPRRPEALVDLLASQGFDAELHPPARAGRPWVLDVQPA; this is translated from the coding sequence GTGCTGGTTCTGCTGCCCCCGTCCGAGTCCAAGGCGACGCGCGCCAGGGGCGCCGCCCTGCGTCCCGGGACCCTGTCCTGGCCCTCGCTGGCACCGCAGCGTGCCCGCGTGGCGGAGGCGCTGGCGGCGGTCAGCGCCCGCCCGGACGCCGCGCAGGTCCTCGGGGTCAGCCCGAACCTCACCGAGGAGGTCGCCCGCAACACGCGCCTGCTGACGGCGCCGACGCTGCCGGCGCGCGACCTCTACACGGGCGTGCTCTACGACGCGCTCGACCTCGCCTGGCTCGACGCTGCCGCGTCCCGGCGCGCCAGCCGACGGCTGGTGGTCGTCTCGGCGCTCTACGGCGCGGTGCGCATGACGGACCGGCTGGCCCCCTACCGGCTCTCGATGGCGGTCAACCTGCCTGGCGTCGGGCCGCTGTCCACCGCCTGGCGACCCCACCTGGAGGAGGTGCTCCCCTCCGCGGTGGGGCGCGGCCTGGTGGTCGACTGCCGGTCCAGCACGTATGCCGCCGCCTGGGTGCCGCAGGGCGCTCTCGCGCACCGGTGGGTCACCGTGCAGGTGCCCGGCGCGACGCACATGGCCAAGCACACGCGCGGCCTGGTGGCCCGGGCGCTGTGCCGGGTGGCCGACGACCCGCGCAGACCGGAGGCGCTGGTCGACCTGCTCGCGAGCCAGGGCTTCGACGCGGAGCTCCACCCGCCGGCGCGCGCCGGCCGGCCGTGGGTGCTGGACGTGCAGCCCGCCTGA
- a CDS encoding RNB domain-containing ribonuclease, whose product MVQRSRKLTRATSQTERGRLLEEAFERARQEQEVRETFPPAALEEVARAIADPHLPERDETALELVTIDPPGSMDLDQAMHIERAGAGYRVRYAIADVPAFVTPGGALDAEVRLRGMTVYCPDERVPLHPTQLSEGAASLLPDEVRPAYVWDMRLTAEGVRDTAELYRAMVRSRRRYTYEEVQEQVDAGGAEETLLLLKEVGELRVRREVERGGASLPMPEQEVEVDEEGRYRLRLRPLLPAEDWNAQISLLTGMVAARIMLDGGIGVLRTMPAPDDGAVARFRREARALGAEWPRGVAYGEFLRSLDTTAPSHLAVVDAATRLFRGAGYTAFDGELPPEGARSQAAIAAPYAHVTAPLRRLVDRFGLAVCAALTSGTEVPTWAREALPLLPDLMDEADDRVRAVERACVSAVEAAVLVDRVGQQLPGVVVDGLRDGVLVQLTDPPVSGAARGTARIGTEVLVEVVSADVVESRFELRIVDERP is encoded by the coding sequence ATGGTGCAGCGATCGAGGAAGCTGACGAGGGCCACCTCGCAGACCGAGCGGGGCCGCCTCCTGGAGGAGGCGTTCGAGCGGGCGAGGCAGGAGCAGGAGGTGCGCGAGACGTTCCCCCCGGCCGCCCTGGAGGAGGTCGCGCGGGCGATCGCCGACCCGCACCTGCCCGAGCGCGACGAGACCGCCCTGGAGCTGGTCACCATCGACCCGCCCGGCTCGATGGACCTGGACCAGGCGATGCACATCGAGCGGGCCGGTGCGGGCTACCGGGTGCGCTACGCCATCGCCGACGTGCCGGCCTTCGTCACGCCCGGCGGCGCCCTCGACGCCGAGGTGCGGCTGCGGGGCATGACCGTCTACTGCCCCGACGAGCGGGTGCCGCTGCACCCGACGCAGCTGAGCGAGGGCGCGGCCAGCCTGCTGCCCGACGAGGTGCGCCCCGCCTACGTCTGGGACATGCGGCTGACCGCCGAGGGCGTGCGCGACACCGCCGAGCTCTACCGGGCCATGGTGCGCTCGCGGCGCCGCTACACCTACGAGGAGGTCCAGGAACAGGTCGACGCTGGCGGGGCGGAGGAGACGCTCCTGCTGCTCAAGGAGGTGGGCGAGCTGCGTGTGCGACGCGAGGTCGAGCGGGGCGGCGCCAGCCTGCCGATGCCCGAGCAGGAGGTCGAGGTCGACGAGGAAGGACGCTACCGGCTCCGGCTGCGCCCGCTGCTGCCGGCGGAGGACTGGAACGCCCAGATCTCGCTGCTCACCGGCATGGTGGCCGCCCGGATCATGCTCGACGGAGGCATCGGTGTGCTGCGCACGATGCCCGCACCCGACGATGGGGCGGTGGCGCGCTTCCGGCGCGAGGCGAGGGCGCTGGGCGCGGAGTGGCCCCGGGGCGTGGCCTACGGCGAGTTCCTGCGCAGCCTGGACACGACCGCGCCGAGCCACCTGGCCGTCGTGGACGCGGCCACGCGACTGTTCCGGGGCGCCGGCTACACGGCCTTCGACGGGGAGCTGCCGCCCGAGGGTGCACGGTCCCAGGCGGCCATCGCGGCCCCCTACGCGCACGTCACGGCACCGCTGCGGCGGCTCGTGGACCGCTTCGGCCTCGCCGTCTGCGCGGCGCTGACCTCCGGCACGGAGGTGCCGACCTGGGCGCGCGAGGCGCTGCCGCTGCTGCCCGACCTCATGGACGAGGCCGACGACCGGGTGCGCGCCGTGGAGCGAGCCTGCGTCAGCGCGGTGGAGGCCGCGGTCCTGGTGGACCGGGTCGGGCAGCAGCTGCCGGGCGTGGTGGTCGACGGGCTGCGCGACGGCGTGCTCGTCCAGCTGACCGACCCGCCGGTGTCCGGGGCCGCCAGGGGCACGGCCAGGATCGGCACCGAGGTGCTCGTGGAGGTCGTCTCGGCCGACGTGGTCGAGAGCCGCTTCGAGCTGCGGATCGTCGACGAGAGGCCCTGA
- a CDS encoding HAD family hydrolase, which yields MDLPRVVATDLDGTLLRTDGHVSGYTREVLGEVEAAGITVVLVTARPPRWMHELEELGVHAVALCGNGAFTYDVAARRVVGHRLLGPEVLAALLADLRDGIPGILLATEGVEGPAAETGWELDDHPGEWVLGPWQELAGRPVGKLLVRHAELSTEVLTDRVAGIVGDRAEVSHSGAVRMTEIGPPGVTKAVALGQWCDEQEPAVDAGEVWAFGDMPNDLPMLTWAGRSFAVANAHPDVVAAATDLVPSNDDDGVARTLAALLG from the coding sequence ATGGACCTGCCCCGCGTCGTGGCCACCGACCTGGACGGCACCCTGCTGCGCACCGACGGCCACGTGTCCGGCTACACCCGGGAGGTGCTGGGCGAGGTGGAGGCCGCCGGGATCACGGTCGTGCTCGTCACCGCGCGACCGCCGCGGTGGATGCACGAGCTGGAGGAGCTGGGCGTGCACGCCGTCGCCCTCTGCGGTAACGGCGCCTTCACCTACGACGTCGCGGCGCGCAGGGTGGTCGGGCACCGGCTCCTGGGGCCCGAGGTGCTGGCGGCCCTGCTGGCCGACCTGCGCGACGGCATACCCGGGATCCTGCTCGCGACCGAGGGCGTCGAGGGACCGGCCGCGGAGACCGGGTGGGAGCTCGACGACCACCCGGGGGAATGGGTCCTGGGTCCCTGGCAGGAGCTGGCCGGACGACCCGTGGGCAAGCTGCTGGTGCGGCACGCGGAGCTGAGCACCGAGGTGCTGACCGATCGCGTGGCGGGGATCGTCGGCGACCGCGCCGAGGTGTCCCACTCCGGTGCGGTACGGATGACCGAGATCGGGCCGCCCGGCGTGACGAAGGCGGTCGCCCTGGGGCAGTGGTGCGACGAGCAGGAGCCCGCGGTGGACGCAGGCGAGGTCTGGGCGTTCGGCGACATGCCCAACGACCTGCCGATGCTCACCTGGGCCGGGCGGTCCTTCGCCGTGGCCAACGCCCACCCGGACGTCGTGGCGGCGGCCACGGACCTCGTGCCGAGCAACGACGACGACGGCGTCGCCCGGACCCTGGCGGCCCTGCTCGGCTGA